GCCGTATAGACAATGTATCCTTCGGCAACTAATTGCTTTGCTGTCGCTTTGCCAATGCCAGATGATGCGCCAGTCACGAGTACGACTTGATTGTTGTTTGACATGTTTTGCCTTCATTTTTGCTGAACGTTGATAATGTCATTGTCCTTTGTCTGCTTAAGATTAGTAAGTTTGGGCTGAGGGATGAATACATAACCATCCGGAAACCTTATAAGATCGTCCGGAATAGGGATTATTATGCTAGTTTGTGCGCGATTGGTTGTTATGATCATCGCAGAGATAAATCATCCGCAATCTGGGCTAAAGAGATGCGTTATCAAAAAAGCAAACTTGATGAGTTGACCGAACTTATTCTGCAATATGCACCGGAAGAAGGTGTGAATGCGACTCATATTGACCAGTTGAGTACAGCTAAAATATCCTCTCCACTGAAAAGAAGACCTGGGTTGGACATCCCCATCATTGCTGTTGTTGCGCAGGGGCGAAAACAAAGCTATGTGGCTGACCAGGTTTTTGATTATCAAGCAGGCCATGTGATCGTTATCTGTTGCCCGATACCGGTGGAGATAGAGATCGTTGAAGACCCTCTTTTACTGGTGGGGATCAGTGTTAATCTGTCGCGCCTTACAGATGTTTTGTTACGCTTGGATCGACTGGATGGGGGTGTGGCTCGGCCAGAACAGGTTGATTTGTCCAGTATGTTTTCTATCCCGTTGACAGATGACTTTCTCAATCCATTTATTCGTCTATTAAAAACCCTTGGCGACACAAGAGACGCAGATATGCTGAGTAATTCGATTATTGATGAAATTTATTATCGTCTGCTATCTGACGAACGTGGTCAGCAATTGCGAAGTCTCTTAGTCCAAAATGGGGAAATCCAGCGTATTTCACGCGTCGTTGAGTATATTCATAGAAATCTTGATCAGCCGGTGTCTGTTGATCAGCTCGCAGGAATGGCGCATATGAGCCGAACGGTCTTCTATGAGACGTTCAAAAACGTTATGCATCTATCTCCGCTCCAGTATGCGAAGTCCGTAAAACTCTATGAAGCTCAAAAGTTAATTAAAGAGGGGAAGCGGGCGAATGAGGCGGCCTATAGGGTCGGCTATAATAGCCCAGTTCAATTCAGCCGAGAGTACAAACGATACTTTGGCTATTCGCCCTCTGCTACCCCCCTTTAACTTAGGCATCTTTGCTTACTGAGACTTTCCTTTTGCCATGTCTATATGCCAGAGGATCATGGCTTCTCTTTGATTTCTATACCCTGAACGCTCACTGAGTGGGGGTGCATAGCCACGCGTGTGCCACCTGAGCATGATGACTGATGTAGCAAGCTACTTATTCACCGGGCTGGCTTTTCCATGCTTGAGTTTGAGCGACCCGGACAAATCTTTCCACAAGCGCTGTGGGGGCCTGTCGCTGCCAGATGAGGTTGAAATCTACGTCTACGGATGGCTCAGTTAACCGTCGGTAGACCACATCTGTTTCGCGTGATTTCGCAACGGACTCCGATACAATTGAAATGCCAATCCCTGCGGCTACCATGCCAATTTGCGCTTGTTCGCTGGCTACTTCCTGCACAGCGTTCAGGGTGATGCCATGATGATAGAAAAAACTGACAACCTCATCATGGGCCTGCCTTTTTTCTTCTACAGAAAACTGTATGAAAGGCAAATTGTCCAACATCTGGAATGGAACTTCCGTCAGCCTCGCTAGATCATGGTTTTTGGGCATGACGACAACAAAGGGTTCCCTACACAAAGTCAAACAATCTAATTCATGATGCTGAATAAAGCTATTGTTGTACGAGTGTGTTGCTATGAGCGCGATATCTAGCACGCCTTCTATCACAAGTTGCTGCAAATCAGGAAAACATAGTTCTTGTAAGTCAACTTCAACGTTGGGGGATGTCTCGCGGAACGTGCGCATCATGAGCGGTAAAACGTTATAGAGGGAGGTGCTAATATAGCCCACGACGATCTTGCCACGCTCTCCGCGTTCTGCCTCTCGCGCGACTCGCACGGATTCTTCTGCGAGCTGCAAGGTTTCTTTGGCTTTTTGGAGAAAAACGTATCCTGCCTGAGTGAGCTTGACGCTCCGTGTTGTTCTTTCAAATAAGGTAACCCCCAATTCATCTTCTAAATTGCGGATTTGTACACTTAGAGGTTGCTGCGAAATTTGCAAGCGCTCAGCAGCACGCTTGAAATGTAGGTCTTCAGCAACGGCAACAAAATAGCGCAAATGACGCAGTTCCATATTATTCACCTAAAAAGTGTTAATCAGGACACTAAAAAGTGTTGGACATACATAATCGTAAATCCTATCATAACGAACAAAGCAAACCAATAGAGGGCGATGATTTATGTTCAGCTACAGAGGGAAAACTGCTCTTATCACAGGGGCCTCATCGGGCATTGGGGCTGAATTTGCTCGTGCTTTAGCAGCTCGTCATATGAACCTGGTACTGGTTGCGCGTTCGACAGGACGAATGAATGCCTTAGCCACAGAATTACAGCAACAATATGGCATTCAAGCCGATGTAATCACTGCTGACTTGAGCAAAGAGGGCATAGCACAATACATCCTACAAGAAGTCCAGGAAAGACAACTCAACATCGATTTACTCATTAACAATGCTGCATTTGGTCTATTCGGTCGCTTCGAAACACTTTCCATAGAACAAGAACATCAGCAAATGATGGTCGGCGTGGTGGCTGTTGTTGATCTGACGCATGCCTTACTGTCACAGTTACTGAAGAACCCGGCGGAATCCGCCATTATCAATGTCGCCTCTATGGCGGCCTTCAACCCGACGCCATATATGACAGTCTATGGCGCTAGTAAAGCCTTTATCTTATCTTTTTCCCTGGCTTTGGCTGAGGAATATCGCCAGCAGGGTCTACATGTTCTCACACTCTGCCCCGGCGCTACAGAAACAGCTTTCTTCGAGACGAGTGGAGAGATGGCAGGTTCTGAGGAAAAACGAACACCCATGCAGGTGGTCAATACAGGCTTACAAGCCCTGGAAGCGGGACAGACCTTTGCCGTTGATGGGCGAAGAAATCGTTTGATGGCGAGTTTATCCAACTTATTACCCGATCCATTCACAGCACGTATCATGGAACGCATGGTGCGTCCTCATGAGAGCTGAGAATAAGGTATCCAGCAATAAGCTTGATGAAGTAAAAAGGCCAAATTCATAGAAGCGGTGCATGCGCACCGCTTCTAGATGAGAGATATGTCAGGCCCGTGTAGGGTGATTCGATGTGGAGAAGGGCCGGGATGCAGTTTGTGGTAAGTACACTGCTTATCCGTTCACAATTCGCCTGATGCGATCATATACGATATGGATTGTGGCCTCAGTGTCGCCACCGGTTGAGTTCACGAACAGAACCACAACCGTGTCGGTGTCCGGGTCGTAGCGGGCGATACTCTGGTATCCAGGTACCCAACCCGTATGTCCGTATTCATAAATTGATGTATAGATCGCCTGTTCATCCTCGTTGAGCAGCGAGCCATCATTGAGCGCTCTCAAAAAGATGCCGACATCTTGCGCCGTCGCGACCATCGAGCCAGCAGGACTCATATGATCGAGTTCCTTGAGATCGGGTTCAACTTCGTCGTGATACCCGCTGCTGACACGGTCTATGGAATCGACCTGGCTCAACAAACTATAGGTATTCGTCAGACCGAGGGGTTCCAGGATTTCGTTCTTGATGTACTCATGATGACTGTAGCCTAAGACCTTGTCGAGAATATCGCCGATCAACTGATAATTCGTGTTGGAATAGCGATACTCACTATCTGGTTCGAAGTCGGCGGGCTTATCTAGCGCAAACGCGAGATAGGCATCACGATCCGGCAGGGTCTCGAACCAGGGGTAATCAGGATCGTCAGTGAAATTCGGGATGCCACTACGATGCTGTAACATCATTCGCAGGGTAATCCGGTCGGCATATTCAATTCGACCAACCATTTCCGGCAGGTACTCCGCCAGTGTGCCATCCAACGACAAGCTGCCGTCATTGACCAGCTTAGCAGTGGCTGTCGCGACATATAACTTGCTGATGCTGCCTATCTTGAACAAGGCTTGCGGATCGGCTGGCACCTGCTCGGCTCGGTCCTTCCAGCCCGCAGCGTAAAATGATTCTTCACCAGCCTGATTGACATAGACGATGAGACCGTCAAACCCGCGATCAACAGCAGCTTCAAGCTCCTCCTGAACCGTGGCCGGTAAGGGTGCTATCCAGGCGGAAACGGCCTCCCACGGTACGAATATGATGGCGCTGATAATGGCAACAATCGGCATGATGATCCGAAGGATGCGCACGGTACGGGTCTTGTTTAGTTTCTGCATGATGTTTTTCCTCGCTATCCAATACGAACTAGTGGCTGACGTTGAATGCTCAAAGCGAGCCGCCCCCGACCTTCTCAGTGGGGGGCAATTTTCAAGCAGCCTCTTAGTCCTCCACTTGCAGCAGTGGGAGTATTGGATTCAGTACGTCTGACAAGCTCTGCTCGGGATCAGCAGCATCGTTATTGTAGAGCATCACTACCACCGTATCAAACTCAGGGGCATAACTAAGCACGGATCGAAAACCGGCGATGTAACCTGTGTGCCCCATATATCGCTCGTTGAACGTGATACCCAGCCCGTAGGAAGTGCCGGGAGCAGGTGTTGTCATGGCGGCCAACGACTCAGGATCGTCAAACAGCGCGCCCCCGAATAAGCCCCGTGCGAAGGCGATCAGGTCCGGCGCCGTAGAAACCAGTCCGCCCGCTGACCAACCGATGGATTCATGCAACTCGGTGATATCAGCCATGGTGTCCCCAGCTCCCGTATAACCATGGACCACATCAGCCAGCGCATCTTCGTAGCAATCCAGGAATGTGGATTCCATGCCGAGTGGCTCATAAATGTGCGTCTGATACGCCTCTGCGAGTGGCATATCCGCCGCTTCTTCAATCACCATGCCGAGCAGCGTGTAGTTGGTGTTGCTGTAGTACCAACCTTCGTCCGGCTCAAAGTAGGCATCTTTGTCATAGACGTAGCGGGCGAGTGTGTCGTTAGGGTCGCGTTGAATGCAGTCCAGTGTTACGATCCCGGACGTCTCATCAATTGTCGCCTCAGTGAATAGATCCGCGTAATAATTTTCATGTTCGACCAAGCTGAATATGCCGGATGTGTGGGTCAGCAAGTGGCGTAGGGTGATCTCGTCGCCATGGGGCAGTTGTTCGGCGACGTCTGGCAGCCACTGTGCGAGCGGATCATCCAGGGTCAGTATGCCGTCCTCGGCAAGCTGGATAATCACTGTGGCGGTGAACATCTTGGTGATGCTGCCAATCCGGAACGCACCTTCTGGCGTCATTGGCATGTCGCCCATGAGATCCGCTGCACCACTTGCGCCTGCGAATTGGTATTCTGGCGCGTCGATCCATACGACCATGCCCGGCGGGAAGCCGCTCTCGGTCAGGTCGTTCATTTCTGCTTGTATCTCTGTAATGACTTCCGGCGGGAACGCTTGTGGGC
The Phototrophicus methaneseepsis DNA segment above includes these coding regions:
- a CDS encoding AraC family transcriptional regulator yields the protein MRYQKSKLDELTELILQYAPEEGVNATHIDQLSTAKISSPLKRRPGLDIPIIAVVAQGRKQSYVADQVFDYQAGHVIVICCPIPVEIEIVEDPLLLVGISVNLSRLTDVLLRLDRLDGGVARPEQVDLSSMFSIPLTDDFLNPFIRLLKTLGDTRDADMLSNSIIDEIYYRLLSDERGQQLRSLLVQNGEIQRISRVVEYIHRNLDQPVSVDQLAGMAHMSRTVFYETFKNVMHLSPLQYAKSVKLYEAQKLIKEGKRANEAAYRVGYNSPVQFSREYKRYFGYSPSATPL
- a CDS encoding serine hydrolase domain-containing protein — its product is MRYRTVLNFTIILVIVMSGLVATAQDSPQAFPPEVITEIQAEMNDLTESGFPPGMVVWIDAPEYQFAGASGAADLMGDMPMTPEGAFRIGSITKMFTATVIIQLAEDGILTLDDPLAQWLPDVAEQLPHGDEITLRHLLTHTSGIFSLVEHENYYADLFTEATIDETSGIVTLDCIQRDPNDTLARYVYDKDAYFEPDEGWYYSNTNYTLLGMVIEEAADMPLAEAYQTHIYEPLGMESTFLDCYEDALADVVHGYTGAGDTMADITELHESIGWSAGGLVSTAPDLIAFARGLFGGALFDDPESLAAMTTPAPGTSYGLGITFNERYMGHTGYIAGFRSVLSYAPEFDTVVVMLYNNDAADPEQSLSDVLNPILPLLQVED
- a CDS encoding LysR family transcriptional regulator; protein product: MELRHLRYFVAVAEDLHFKRAAERLQISQQPLSVQIRNLEDELGVTLFERTTRSVKLTQAGYVFLQKAKETLQLAEESVRVAREAERGERGKIVVGYISTSLYNVLPLMMRTFRETSPNVEVDLQELCFPDLQQLVIEGVLDIALIATHSYNNSFIQHHELDCLTLCREPFVVVMPKNHDLARLTEVPFQMLDNLPFIQFSVEEKRQAHDEVVSFFYHHGITLNAVQEVASEQAQIGMVAAGIGISIVSESVAKSRETDVVYRRLTEPSVDVDFNLIWQRQAPTALVERFVRVAQTQAWKSQPGE
- a CDS encoding SDR family NAD(P)-dependent oxidoreductase, whose product is MFSYRGKTALITGASSGIGAEFARALAARHMNLVLVARSTGRMNALATELQQQYGIQADVITADLSKEGIAQYILQEVQERQLNIDLLINNAAFGLFGRFETLSIEQEHQQMMVGVVAVVDLTHALLSQLLKNPAESAIINVASMAAFNPTPYMTVYGASKAFILSFSLALAEEYRQQGLHVLTLCPGATETAFFETSGEMAGSEEKRTPMQVVNTGLQALEAGQTFAVDGRRNRLMASLSNLLPDPFTARIMERMVRPHES
- a CDS encoding serine hydrolase domain-containing protein — translated: MQKLNKTRTVRILRIIMPIVAIISAIIFVPWEAVSAWIAPLPATVQEELEAAVDRGFDGLIVYVNQAGEESFYAAGWKDRAEQVPADPQALFKIGSISKLYVATATAKLVNDGSLSLDGTLAEYLPEMVGRIEYADRITLRMMLQHRSGIPNFTDDPDYPWFETLPDRDAYLAFALDKPADFEPDSEYRYSNTNYQLIGDILDKVLGYSHHEYIKNEILEPLGLTNTYSLLSQVDSIDRVSSGYHDEVEPDLKELDHMSPAGSMVATAQDVGIFLRALNDGSLLNEDEQAIYTSIYEYGHTGWVPGYQSIARYDPDTDTVVVLFVNSTGGDTEATIHIVYDRIRRIVNG